One Zetaproteobacteria bacterium DNA segment encodes these proteins:
- the ccsB gene encoding c-type cytochrome biogenesis protein CcsB yields the protein MTLTQPSLIIYRGKVAVLRCWAYLGLIGGMAALALFGGGYREDAFLFQALGWSGAAWGGAGLLAGIGTGALLARGGDAAAGICWERKLVPWLDGALLMILLMGLWSLLEPPAGEISYEDQSNLVSGRIIMAMNVLFLFAAVCYIAQLFAPTSFIGRMGSFAAWCAVYAGGSALLLRWYESYQLLGGDIGHAPVSNLYEVFILLCCITGTIYLAFERRYRTTGLGAFVMLLIACAVFFTVWLGSIGQADIKPLVPALQSYWMKIHVPLNFIGYGSFAVACAAGMAWLLRAKLEAKGRKELLALFPTLDQLDLLAYRAIAIGFPAFTLATILGAAWAAEAWGGYWSWDPKETWALIVWLVYGAWLHVRVSHGWSGRVLAWWSVIAFLVTLFCFIGVNMYLSGLHSYGRLT from the coding sequence ATGACTCTGACACAACCGTCGCTGATCATCTACCGCGGGAAGGTCGCCGTCCTGCGCTGCTGGGCCTACCTCGGTCTGATCGGCGGCATGGCCGCGCTGGCTCTGTTCGGCGGGGGGTACCGCGAGGACGCCTTCCTCTTCCAGGCACTCGGATGGAGCGGCGCGGCGTGGGGCGGCGCCGGCCTGCTGGCCGGGATCGGCACGGGTGCGCTGCTGGCGCGGGGGGGCGATGCGGCCGCCGGAATCTGCTGGGAGCGCAAGCTGGTGCCGTGGCTCGACGGCGCACTGCTGATGATCCTGTTGATGGGGCTCTGGAGCCTGCTGGAGCCGCCGGCGGGGGAGATCTCCTACGAGGATCAATCCAACCTGGTCTCCGGCCGCATCATCATGGCGATGAACGTGCTCTTCCTCTTCGCCGCCGTCTGCTACATCGCCCAGCTCTTCGCGCCGACCTCCTTCATCGGTCGGATGGGGTCGTTCGCCGCCTGGTGCGCAGTCTACGCCGGCGGTTCGGCGCTGCTGCTGCGCTGGTACGAGTCCTACCAGCTGCTCGGCGGCGACATCGGCCACGCACCGGTCTCCAACCTCTATGAGGTCTTCATCCTGCTCTGCTGCATCACCGGCACCATCTACCTCGCCTTCGAGCGCCGTTACCGCACCACCGGCCTGGGGGCCTTCGTCATGCTGCTGATCGCCTGCGCCGTCTTCTTCACCGTCTGGCTCGGCTCCATCGGGCAGGCGGACATCAAGCCGCTGGTACCGGCGCTGCAGTCCTACTGGATGAAGATCCACGTCCCGCTCAACTTCATCGGCTACGGCTCCTTCGCCGTCGCCTGCGCGGCGGGAATGGCCTGGCTGCTGCGGGCCAAGCTGGAGGCGAAGGGCAGGAAGGAGCTGCTCGCCCTCTTCCCCACCCTCGACCAGCTCGACCTGCTCGCCTACCGGGCGATCGCCATCGGCTTCCCCGCCTTCACGCTGGCCACCATCCTCGGCGCCGCCTGGGCGGCCGAGGCGTGGGGCGGCTACTGGTCGTGGGACCCCAAGGAGACCTGGGCGCTGATCGTCTGGCTGGTCTACGGCGCATGGCTCCACGTGCGGGTCTCGCACGGCTGGAGCGGCCGGGTGCTGGCCTGGTGGTCGGTGATCGCCTTCCTGGTGACCCTCTTCTGCTTCATTGGCGTCAACATGTATCTCTCCGGGCTCCACTCCTACGGCCGTCTGACCTGA
- a CDS encoding mechanosensitive ion channel family protein: MDGTWLHTTLLSIPLGHWLAAALALFATVVAQRYLVVLFHRLAQRVADRTETPIDNMLLEAAEKPAGWLVLVVGVMVSLHLLAVDPDRFPLFEPVMQLGRALTVVIGGWFLWRLIGGMAGYASARAAATDSPLDDQLIPFIAKTLRLLVIITGVLMVAQNLGYSVSGLIASLGIGGIAVAMAARDTLANVFGSIMILIDRPFTVGDCIKTSDFEGVVEEVGFRSTRIRTFGKTLVNVPNSRLANMVIDNIDARSKRRIKMRIGVTYDTTPEQMEQAIAGIERILREHPGVDQEYWLVKFDDFDDSALSIFLYYFSASKVLEEYLQVRQEVNLRIMRLLASLGIDFAFPSRTVYLRRA; the protein is encoded by the coding sequence ATGGATGGCACATGGCTGCACACCACCCTGCTCTCGATTCCACTCGGCCACTGGCTGGCCGCGGCGCTCGCGCTCTTCGCCACCGTGGTGGCGCAGCGCTACCTGGTCGTGCTCTTCCACCGGCTGGCGCAACGGGTCGCCGACCGTACGGAGACCCCGATCGACAACATGCTGCTGGAGGCGGCGGAGAAGCCGGCCGGCTGGCTGGTGCTGGTGGTGGGGGTGATGGTCTCGCTCCATCTGCTGGCCGTGGATCCCGACCGTTTTCCGCTGTTCGAGCCTGTGATGCAGCTCGGTCGGGCGCTGACCGTGGTGATCGGCGGCTGGTTCCTCTGGCGGCTGATCGGCGGTATGGCCGGCTACGCTTCGGCGCGGGCGGCGGCCACCGACTCTCCGCTCGACGATCAGTTGATCCCTTTCATCGCCAAGACGCTGCGGCTGCTGGTGATCATCACCGGCGTGCTAATGGTGGCGCAGAATCTGGGCTACTCGGTTTCCGGTCTGATCGCCTCGCTCGGCATCGGCGGCATCGCGGTGGCGATGGCGGCCAGGGATACGCTGGCCAACGTCTTCGGCTCGATCATGATCCTGATCGATCGCCCCTTCACCGTCGGCGACTGCATCAAGACCAGCGATTTCGAGGGGGTGGTGGAGGAGGTCGGCTTCCGCTCCACCCGCATCCGCACCTTCGGCAAGACGCTGGTCAACGTGCCCAACTCGCGGCTGGCCAACATGGTGATCGACAACATCGACGCCCGCTCCAAGCGGCGGATCAAGATGCGCATCGGGGTGACCTACGACACCACGCCGGAACAGATGGAGCAGGCGATCGCCGGGATCGAGCGCATCCTGCGGGAGCATCCCGGCGTCGATCAGGAGTACTGGCTGGTCAAGTTCGACGACTTCGACGACTCCGCCCTCTCCATCTTCCTCTACTACTTCAGCGCCTCCAAGGTGTTGGAGGAGTATCTGCAGGTGCGTCAGGAGGTGAATCTGCGGATCATGCGTCTGCTGGCATCGCTGGGGATCGACTTCGCCTTCCCCTCGCGCACGGTCTATCTGCGGCGGGCTTGA
- a CDS encoding 50S ribosomal protein L31: MKPGIHPEYKESTVTCSCGNVFKTRSTKGDMHVEICSNCHPFYTGKQKIVDTEGRVERFYKRYGRRPAQ, translated from the coding sequence ATGAAACCCGGCATCCATCCCGAGTACAAGGAGTCGACCGTCACCTGTTCGTGCGGCAATGTCTTCAAGACCCGCTCGACCAAGGGGGACATGCATGTCGAGATCTGCTCCAACTGCCACCCCTTCTACACCGGCAAGCAGAAGATCGTCGACACCGAAGGGCGGGTGGAGCGCTTCTACAAGCGCTACGGCAGGCGGCCGGCGCAGTAG
- the rplU gene encoding 50S ribosomal protein L21 has translation MYAVIRTGGKQYRVRVGDRLRVERLDGDTGDEITFDDVLCIGEGTDLRAGDAAGGASVTATITGQGRGRKVVVFKRRRRKNHRRTRGHRQHYTEVAVTAINGQEG, from the coding sequence ATGTACGCAGTGATCCGCACCGGCGGCAAACAGTACCGTGTCCGGGTGGGCGACCGTCTGCGCGTGGAGCGGCTCGACGGCGACACGGGCGACGAGATCACCTTCGACGACGTCCTCTGCATCGGCGAGGGCACCGATCTGCGTGCCGGTGATGCGGCGGGCGGCGCGTCGGTCACCGCGACCATCACCGGGCAGGGACGCGGCAGGAAGGTGGTGGTCTTCAAGCGGCGTCGGCGCAAGAACCACCGCCGGACCCGGGGGCACCGCCAGCACTATACGGAGGTCGCCGTCACCGCCATCAACGGTCAGGAGGGATAG
- a CDS encoding 50S ribosomal protein L27 — MAHKKAGGSSRNGRDSESKRLGVKRYGGQQVRAGNIIVRQRGTKIRPGENVGCGRDYTLYARIDGRVEFFKKAGRTTVRVVA; from the coding sequence ATGGCACACAAGAAGGCCGGAGGATCATCCCGCAACGGACGCGACTCCGAGTCCAAGCGGCTCGGCGTGAAGCGGTACGGCGGCCAGCAGGTGCGTGCGGGCAACATCATCGTCCGCCAACGCGGCACCAAGATCCGCCCGGGCGAGAACGTCGGCTGCGGCCGGGACTACACCCTCTACGCCCGCATCGACGGCAGGGTGGAGTTCTTCAAGAAGGCCGGGCGGACCACCGTCCGCGTGGTGGCCTGA
- a CDS encoding 2-C-methyl-D-erythritol 2,4-cyclodiphosphate synthase: MMRIGQGFDVHAFADGRPLILGGVEVAHDRGLAGHSDADVLIHAVCDALLGAAGLGDIGRHFPDSDPALAGIDSTRLLARVMERVAARGWRPANLDATVIAQRPKLAPYIARMVARLAQVMGVEAERINIKATTSERLGFCGREEGIAAMAVVLLERG, encoded by the coding sequence ATGATGCGCATCGGCCAGGGGTTCGATGTTCACGCCTTCGCCGACGGCAGGCCGTTGATTCTCGGTGGGGTGGAGGTGGCCCACGATCGCGGGCTGGCCGGCCACTCCGACGCCGACGTGCTGATCCACGCCGTCTGCGACGCGCTGCTCGGTGCCGCAGGACTGGGGGATATCGGTCGCCACTTCCCCGACAGCGATCCCGCCTTGGCCGGGATCGACAGCACGCGGCTGTTGGCGCGGGTGATGGAGCGGGTGGCTGCGCGGGGGTGGCGTCCGGCCAACCTCGATGCCACGGTGATCGCCCAGCGACCGAAGCTGGCGCCGTACATTGCGCGCATGGTCGCGCGGCTGGCTCAGGTGATGGGGGTGGAGGCGGAGCGGATCAATATCAAGGCGACGACCAGCGAACGGCTCGGCTTCTGCGGTCGGGAGGAGGGGATCGCCGCGATGGCGGTGGTGTTGCTGGAGCGGGGGTAG
- a CDS encoding sensor domain-containing diguanylate cyclase gives MSRRRTGARLGRRIMALLLVVLALLLGLLLYSVHRWQREEILRQARQQAEAVAHTMVASLKMLMLNGDAESVRDWLGRMRSHPELQSVEVLRRDGTLAFRDLKTLHQVNRFLGLHAFLRRPLPPRRARGVPAGALHRAVAEQQSVVVRDRRGRALTLLEPIRVEQACLQCHGYEHEPVRGVLRVTTSTDEARAMLARADRTLLLMGVMGLGCIALLMVLLHRYMEAIIRALGGMLFVTDAGGVIRMVNDAAVRVVGRDDLVGRPMASLLAPGHERFDFTQERTGGETVLRGGGASEEREIPVSVFTARMPWGGRIEGVARLHVLRDLTQQKESEREMRLAATVMDTVPSAIMVADRDVHIRLINPAFTAITGYGAEEAIGRNPRILASGRQSKEFYAAMWRSILDEGHWEGEIWNRRKSGEIYPEWLIINTLRDEDGEILYYVSTFLDITEQKEMERKLRHSAYHDALTDLPNRVLLYDRLEQAISRAHRFGRRVGVLFVDIDGFKPVNDNHGHDAGDLLLQQIAGRLQACVRASDTVARVGGDEFVLLLESRSAEDIAGVARKVLHAMQQPFPLEGGLVCHIGASIGISIYPEHGVEREELVKRADAAMYVAKKGGKNRIVVYDRTMVDADEGGAG, from the coding sequence GTGAGCCGGCGCCGCACCGGAGCCCGGCTCGGGCGGCGGATCATGGCCCTGCTGCTGGTCGTGCTCGCCCTGCTGCTCGGGCTGTTGCTCTACAGCGTCCACCGTTGGCAGCGGGAGGAGATCCTGCGGCAGGCGCGGCAGCAGGCCGAGGCGGTGGCCCACACCATGGTGGCCAGCCTCAAGATGCTGATGCTCAACGGTGATGCCGAGAGCGTGCGCGACTGGCTCGGCCGTATGCGCAGCCACCCCGAGCTGCAGTCGGTCGAGGTGTTGCGCCGCGACGGTACGCTGGCCTTCCGCGATCTGAAGACGCTCCATCAGGTCAACCGTTTCCTCGGGCTCCATGCCTTCCTGCGCCGGCCGCTCCCGCCCCGGCGGGCGCGGGGGGTGCCGGCCGGAGCGCTGCATCGGGCGGTGGCGGAGCAGCAGTCGGTGGTGGTGCGTGACCGGCGGGGGCGCGCGCTCACCCTGCTGGAGCCGATCCGGGTGGAGCAGGCCTGCCTGCAGTGCCACGGCTACGAGCACGAGCCGGTGCGCGGTGTGCTGCGGGTGACCACCTCCACCGACGAGGCGCGGGCGATGCTGGCGCGCGCCGACCGCACCCTGCTGCTGATGGGGGTGATGGGGCTGGGCTGCATCGCGCTGCTCATGGTGCTGCTCCACCGCTACATGGAGGCGATCATCCGCGCGCTCGGCGGGATGCTCTTCGTCACCGACGCCGGCGGGGTCATCCGCATGGTCAACGACGCCGCCGTCCGGGTGGTGGGGCGGGACGATCTGGTCGGCCGCCCCATGGCGTCGCTGCTCGCACCCGGCCACGAGCGGTTCGACTTCACCCAGGAGCGCACCGGTGGGGAGACGGTGTTGCGCGGAGGAGGGGCGTCGGAGGAGCGGGAGATTCCGGTCTCGGTCTTCACCGCCCGCATGCCGTGGGGTGGACGGATCGAGGGGGTGGCGCGGCTCCACGTGCTGCGCGACCTGACGCAGCAGAAGGAGTCGGAGCGGGAGATGCGGCTGGCGGCGACGGTGATGGATACCGTGCCCAGCGCCATCATGGTGGCCGACCGCGACGTCCACATCCGTCTGATCAATCCCGCCTTTACCGCCATCACCGGCTATGGCGCGGAGGAGGCGATCGGGCGCAATCCGCGCATTCTCGCCTCCGGCCGGCAGTCGAAGGAGTTCTATGCCGCCATGTGGAGGTCGATCCTCGACGAGGGGCACTGGGAGGGGGAGATCTGGAACCGGCGCAAGAGCGGGGAGATCTACCCCGAGTGGCTGATCATCAACACCCTGCGCGACGAGGACGGCGAGATCCTCTACTACGTCAGTACATTCCTCGACATCACCGAACAGAAGGAGATGGAGCGCAAGTTGCGTCACTCCGCCTACCACGACGCGCTCACCGATCTGCCCAACCGGGTGCTGCTCTACGACCGGCTGGAGCAGGCGATCAGCCGTGCGCACCGCTTCGGGCGGCGGGTCGGCGTACTCTTCGTCGATATCGACGGCTTCAAGCCGGTCAACGACAACCACGGCCACGATGCCGGCGACCTGCTGCTCCAGCAGATCGCCGGGCGGTTGCAGGCCTGCGTGCGCGCCTCCGATACGGTGGCGCGTGTCGGCGGTGACGAGTTCGTGCTGCTGCTGGAGAGCCGGAGCGCGGAGGATATCGCCGGCGTGGCGCGGAAGGTGCTGCACGCCATGCAACAACCCTTCCCGTTGGAGGGCGGGCTGGTCTGCCACATCGGGGCGAGCATCGGCATCAGCATCTATCCCGAGCACGGTGTGGAGCGGGAGGAGCTGGTCAAGCGTGCGGATGCGGCGATGTATGTGGCCAAGAAGGGCGGGAAGAACCGCATCGTCGTCTACGATCGCACGATGGTGGATGCGGATGAAGGGGGCGCCGGATGA
- a CDS encoding methylated-DNA--[protein]-cysteine S-methyltransferase codes for MCYGWDGDCCHAVRLGAGGGEDLHDDAVSRWLAGYFAGGEAPPPPLAAPATPFQARLRRALEHVGRGETVTYGALARMVGSAPRATGRALGANPLPLLVPCHRVVAARGRPGGFSAGLEWKLRLLSLERKG; via the coding sequence ATCTGTTATGGCTGGGACGGCGACTGCTGCCACGCCGTGCGCCTCGGCGCGGGCGGCGGGGAGGATCTCCACGACGACGCCGTCTCCCGCTGGTTGGCCGGCTACTTCGCCGGCGGGGAGGCGCCCCCTCCGCCGCTGGCGGCGCCGGCGACGCCGTTTCAGGCCCGGTTGCGCCGGGCGCTGGAGCACGTCGGGCGGGGGGAGACGGTGACCTACGGCGCCCTGGCCCGCATGGTGGGCAGCGCACCGCGCGCCACGGGTCGGGCGCTGGGCGCCAACCCCCTGCCGTTGCTGGTGCCCTGCCACCGGGTGGTGGCGGCCCGCGGCCGCCCCGGCGGCTTCTCCGCCGGCCTGGAGTGGAAGCTGCGGCTGCTGTCGCTGGAGCGGAAGGGGTGA
- a CDS encoding AI-2E family transporter yields MARLRADAQLTMLLASLLAIFLLWMLLGRVLAPLFVAVALAYVLEGVVALLCRLRLPRLLAITLVGLGCLVIVLFSLLALLPLLTEQIGRLVAHVPDYIAATRTSLRALQAHYAGWVAPEALPQLIAAGAGKMQEWGGRLLSFSIASIPGVITLLVYAVLVPVLVFFLLKDKEEIMAWAAQFLPRERTLLVRVWHELDIQIGNYIRGRFWESLAVGLAMWLLFALMDHQYALLLAVLTGISVWVPFVGAVVVGLPVVLLSFFQWGWAEETLYALGAYVLVQLLDANIVIPWLFSEMVNLHPVAIIVAVLLFGSLGGMLGVFLAIPLAALVQSVLTIVIERWRGPGRPA; encoded by the coding sequence ATGGCCCGGCTGCGCGCCGACGCGCAGTTGACCATGCTGCTGGCCTCGCTGCTGGCCATCTTCCTGTTGTGGATGCTGCTCGGGCGGGTGCTGGCGCCGCTCTTCGTCGCCGTGGCGCTCGCCTATGTGCTGGAGGGGGTGGTGGCACTGCTCTGCCGGCTGCGTCTGCCGCGCCTTTTGGCCATCACCCTGGTCGGCCTGGGATGTCTGGTGATCGTCCTCTTCTCGCTGCTGGCGCTGCTTCCGCTGCTCACCGAGCAGATCGGGCGGCTGGTGGCCCATGTGCCGGACTACATCGCGGCGACCCGCACCTCGCTGCGCGCGCTGCAGGCCCACTACGCCGGTTGGGTGGCGCCCGAGGCGCTGCCGCAGCTGATCGCCGCCGGCGCCGGCAAGATGCAGGAGTGGGGCGGGCGGCTGCTCTCCTTTTCCATCGCCTCGATCCCCGGGGTGATCACCCTGCTGGTCTACGCCGTGCTGGTGCCGGTGCTGGTCTTCTTCCTGCTCAAGGACAAGGAGGAGATCATGGCCTGGGCGGCGCAGTTCCTGCCGCGCGAGCGCACGCTGCTGGTGCGGGTCTGGCATGAGCTCGACATCCAGATCGGCAACTACATCCGCGGCCGCTTCTGGGAGTCTCTGGCCGTCGGCCTGGCCATGTGGCTGCTCTTCGCCCTGATGGATCACCAGTACGCCCTCCTGCTGGCGGTGTTGACCGGCATCTCGGTTTGGGTGCCGTTCGTCGGCGCGGTGGTGGTCGGGCTGCCGGTGGTGCTGCTCTCCTTCTTCCAGTGGGGCTGGGCGGAGGAGACCCTCTATGCGCTCGGCGCCTATGTGCTGGTGCAGCTGCTCGATGCCAACATCGTCATCCCCTGGCTCTTCTCCGAGATGGTCAACCTCCATCCGGTGGCGATCATCGTCGCGGTGCTGCTCTTCGGCAGCCTGGGCGGGATGCTCGGCGTCTTCCTGGCCATCCCGCTCGCCGCGCTGGTGCAGAGCGTGCTGACCATCGTCATCGAGCGCTGGCGCGGCCCGGGGCGGCCGGCGTGA
- a CDS encoding DUF4149 domain-containing protein has product MPALQERGALSSRLRLCLAAAGCRLALALMLGLLVVPGFVAAPLLFAHAPSRMEAGMLAGALFHAANQALLLLAAAVAAFWLRLRAAGWPIGRLRWLALLLIVLAVALNLWGLAPAMEALKQAMPHGYDALAPDDPLRRRFALLHGISSSIHLVASLAAALLVALGVRSAAAGEGSCSTG; this is encoded by the coding sequence ATGCCGGCGTTGCAGGAGCGCGGCGCCCTCTCCTCGCGTCTGCGGCTGTGCCTTGCCGCGGCCGGATGCCGTCTGGCGCTGGCGCTGATGCTGGGGCTGCTGGTGGTCCCCGGCTTCGTCGCGGCGCCGCTGCTCTTCGCCCACGCCCCCAGCCGGATGGAGGCGGGAATGCTCGCCGGGGCGCTCTTCCACGCCGCCAATCAGGCGCTGCTGTTGCTGGCCGCGGCGGTGGCCGCCTTCTGGCTGCGTCTGCGTGCGGCTGGCTGGCCGATCGGGCGGTTGCGCTGGCTCGCGCTGCTGCTGATCGTGCTGGCGGTCGCGCTCAACCTTTGGGGGCTGGCGCCGGCGATGGAGGCGCTCAAGCAGGCGATGCCGCACGGGTACGATGCGCTGGCCCCCGATGATCCGCTGCGCCGCCGCTTCGCCCTGCTGCACGGGATCAGCTCCTCCATCCATCTGGTCGCCTCGCTCGCCGCGGCGCTGCTGGTGGCGTTGGGGGTGCGGTCTGCCGCCGCCGGAGAGGGATCGTGTTCGACTGGTTGA
- a CDS encoding histidine phosphatase family protein produces the protein MTAVQGAGSTAIEEAVGGGRPRSLLILRHGQAGSAVRDFDRPLTGRGRRAAEAVGDWLLEAGLIPERVIASAARRTTETARLCCGRIGLPEERITLSRALYGADCDDWLAELAALPEAARVVLLVGHNPTLSWLAGRLSGEAISLATADLAWLTTEGGWSAPMRLQRLVRSRALTGA, from the coding sequence GTGACGGCGGTGCAGGGGGCCGGGAGTACCGCCATCGAGGAGGCGGTCGGAGGGGGGAGGCCACGGAGCCTGCTGATCCTGCGTCACGGTCAGGCGGGCAGTGCCGTGCGCGACTTCGACCGCCCTCTGACCGGGCGCGGCCGTCGGGCCGCGGAGGCCGTCGGCGACTGGCTGCTGGAGGCCGGTTTGATCCCCGAGCGGGTGATCGCCTCGGCGGCACGGCGCACCACGGAGACGGCGCGCCTCTGCTGTGGGCGGATCGGTCTGCCCGAGGAGCGGATCACACTTTCCCGCGCGCTCTACGGCGCCGATTGCGACGACTGGCTGGCCGAGCTGGCCGCGCTGCCCGAGGCGGCGCGGGTGGTGCTGCTGGTCGGCCACAACCCCACCCTCTCCTGGCTTGCCGGCCGGTTGAGCGGCGAAGCGATTTCCCTGGCCACCGCCGATCTTGCCTGGCTGACCACGGAGGGGGGCTGGTCGGCGCCGATGCGGCTGCAGCGGCTGGTGCGCTCCCGCGCGTTGACCGGCGCGTGA
- the sucB gene encoding dihydrolipoyllysine-residue succinyltransferase: MMIEIKVPALGESESEATLVSWAKQVGDAVAVDDVLAEVESDKITLEITALDAGVLRAQHKQAGDVVAPGEVIGLIEPGVEAAASPAEAAEAPGAPSAPTREVSEAPSTGRSATAAAVEAERARREAPQEAQTAPEQAPPEAAERLQERRPMSRLRKRIATRLKQAQNSAAMLTTFNEVDMQAVIDLRTRYRDQFQASHGVGLGFMSFFLRAAVIALARYPVLNAYIDGDDVVYHNYADIGVAVSTDRGLVVPVVRDAGTKSLAELERAVAELARKAREGGLMPEDLQGGTFSITNGGVFGSLLSTPILNPPQSAILGMHAIKKRPVVVQDQVVIRPMMYLALTYDHRLIDGKEAVQFLVAVKEAIEMPAAQLLDL; this comes from the coding sequence ATCATGATCGAGATCAAGGTGCCCGCACTGGGCGAATCGGAATCGGAGGCGACGCTGGTGTCGTGGGCCAAGCAGGTCGGCGATGCGGTGGCGGTGGACGATGTGCTGGCCGAGGTGGAGAGCGACAAGATCACCCTGGAGATCACCGCGCTCGATGCCGGCGTGCTGCGTGCGCAGCACAAACAGGCTGGAGATGTGGTCGCTCCGGGCGAGGTGATCGGCCTGATCGAGCCGGGAGTGGAGGCCGCTGCATCGCCGGCGGAGGCGGCCGAAGCGCCCGGGGCGCCATCCGCGCCGACGAGGGAGGTTTCGGAAGCCCCGAGCACTGGGCGGTCGGCCACCGCGGCGGCGGTGGAGGCGGAGCGGGCGCGGCGGGAGGCGCCACAGGAGGCACAGACGGCGCCGGAGCAGGCTCCACCTGAGGCGGCCGAGCGGCTGCAGGAGCGGCGGCCGATGAGCCGGTTGCGCAAGCGGATCGCCACCCGGCTGAAGCAGGCGCAGAACAGTGCCGCGATGCTGACCACCTTCAACGAGGTGGACATGCAGGCGGTGATCGACCTGCGTACCCGCTACCGCGACCAGTTCCAGGCGAGCCACGGCGTCGGGCTGGGCTTCATGTCCTTCTTCCTGCGGGCTGCGGTGATCGCGCTGGCCCGCTATCCGGTGCTCAACGCCTACATCGACGGCGACGACGTGGTCTACCACAACTACGCCGACATCGGGGTGGCGGTTTCCACCGACCGCGGGCTGGTGGTGCCGGTGGTGCGCGACGCCGGAACCAAGAGCCTCGCCGAGCTGGAGCGGGCGGTTGCCGAGCTGGCCCGCAAGGCGCGCGAGGGGGGGCTGATGCCCGAGGATCTCCAGGGCGGAACCTTCTCCATCACCAACGGCGGGGTCTTCGGTTCGCTGCTCTCCACCCCGATCCTCAATCCGCCGCAGAGTGCGATTCTCGGCATGCATGCCATCAAGAAGCGACCGGTGGTGGTGCAGGACCAGGTGGTGATCCGCCCGATGATGTATCTGGCGCTGACCTACGACCACCGCCTGATCGACGGCAAGGAGGCGGTGCAGTTCCTGGTGGCGGTCAAGGAGGCGATCGAGATGCCGGCGGCACAACTGCTCGATCTGTGA
- a CDS encoding endonuclease III domain-containing protein encodes MPKEPSTPPRREPPLDRLYRLLFDHYGPQHWWPAEGPFEMMVGAILTQNTAWRNVARAIDGLRSAGLLDPAALLDADEARLEQLIRPAGYFRQKAARLRRLAAFVRAQGGVERMRAVDGARMRRMLLALNGVGPETADSILLYALDHPFFVIDAYTVRLLSRLGWVAPTVGYAPLQALFQRGLPRDVALFQEFHALIVAHAKAYCRKRAHCAGCPLVGPLACEEGARHQATSAG; translated from the coding sequence ATGCCGAAGGAGCCCTCCACGCCGCCTCGGCGGGAGCCGCCGCTCGATCGGCTCTACCGCCTGCTGTTCGACCACTACGGCCCGCAGCACTGGTGGCCGGCCGAGGGGCCGTTCGAGATGATGGTCGGCGCCATCCTCACCCAGAACACCGCCTGGCGGAACGTCGCACGGGCGATCGACGGGCTGCGATCGGCAGGCTTGCTCGATCCGGCGGCGCTGCTCGATGCCGACGAGGCGCGGCTGGAGCAGCTCATCCGGCCGGCGGGCTACTTCCGGCAGAAGGCGGCCAGGTTGCGGCGGCTGGCCGCCTTCGTGCGGGCGCAGGGAGGGGTGGAGCGGATGCGGGCGGTCGATGGCGCGCGGATGCGCCGCATGCTGCTGGCGCTCAACGGCGTGGGGCCGGAGACTGCCGACTCCATCCTGCTTTATGCGCTCGATCATCCCTTCTTCGTGATCGACGCCTACACCGTGCGGTTGCTCTCCCGCCTGGGCTGGGTGGCGCCGACCGTCGGCTATGCGCCGCTGCAGGCGTTGTTTCAACGCGGGCTGCCGCGCGATGTGGCGCTGTTTCAGGAGTTTCATGCCTTGATCGTGGCGCATGCCAAGGCATATTGCCGCAAGCGCGCGCACTGCGCTGGTTGTCCGCTGGTCGGCCCGCTAGCCTGCGAGGAGGGGGCGCGGCATCAGGCGACGTCGGCCGGATGA